One Ranitomeya imitator isolate aRanImi1 chromosome 1, aRanImi1.pri, whole genome shotgun sequence DNA window includes the following coding sequences:
- the LOC138651759 gene encoding uncharacterized protein, whose protein sequence is MSHSDVPVIVAAALLVEAHNQLEVQARNNRVKRQRRMWTKQWLQKRNQLSHMGLIRELQDNNPHDFRNYLRMSEDSFNVLLAAVEPYIRRQNTQMRAAVPVDERLAVTLRFLATGRSMQDLHYSAAISRSLLSVIIPETCKAIVSVLHRSYMPFPQTPDDWKEISRGFEEQWQFPNCGGALDGKHVRITQPPHSGSFYYNYKGYFSIILMALVNANYDFISVSVGINGRVSDGGVLEHTDFGERLKNNKLALPPNSDTTENMNFVFVGDEAFPLHPNLLKPFSQKTLTPERRIFNYRLSRARRVVENAFGIMANRFRVFHTALNMKLTSIDSVVLACCVLHNFLRRRDATAYSPPQYVDSVDQGNGDVTQGEWRLDAHRVCGLESLGSGRYCDDATNSRDKYSDFFNGPGAVPWQYQQL, encoded by the coding sequence atgtctcattcggatgtacctgtgattgttgcggccgcgttattggtagaagctcacaaccagctggaggttcaagcgcgaaacaatcgtgtaaagcgtcagcgccgcatgtggaccaaacagtggctgcagaagaggaatcaattgtcccatatgggccttataagggaactgcaggataacaacccgcatgattttcgtaactacctgagaatgtcggaggactcatttaatgtcctacttgcagctgtagaaccttatatcaggcggcaaaatacacagatgagagcagctgtccctgtggatgagaggctggctgtcacgctgcgtttcctggcgactggcaggtctatgcaagacttgcattacagcgcagctatatcccgatccctactcagcgtcatcatcccagagacatgcaaagctattgtctcagttttacaccgcagttacatgcctttcccacagaccccggatgactggaaagagatttcaaggggatttgaggagcaatggcagttccctaattgcggtggggccttggatggcaaacatgtacgcatcacccaaccaccacactctggctccttttattataactataagggatatttcagcataattctcatggccctcgtaaatgctaactatgatttcataagtgtgtctgttgggattaacgggagagtatccgatggaggagttttggagcacacagattttggggaacgcttgaaaaataataaacttgccttgccgcccaacagtgacacaacagaaaacatgaactttgtctttgtcggagatgaggctttcccactgcatcccaaccttttgaagcccttctcccagaagactctgacaccggaacgacgaatctttaattacagactttcaagagctagacgcgttgtggaaaatgcattcggaattatggcaaaccgatttcgggttttccacacagcactaaacatgaaactaacgtctattgactctgtggtgcttgcttgttgtgtcctccacaactttctacgtcgccgtgatgccactgcatacagccctccacagtatgtagactctgtggaccagggtaacggagatgtaacccagggcgaatggcgtctagacgCGCACAGGGTTTGTGGTTTGGAAAGTCTGGGTTCTGGAAGGTACTGTGATGATGCAACGAATAGCAGGGACAAATACTctgactttttcaatgggccaggggctgtcccatggcagtatcaacagctgtaa
- the LOC138651768 gene encoding uncharacterized protein has product MSTNEQDCVRALIEMYRSLPCLWKIKSKDYSNRYMKREAYEKLVAVYREYHPTETVDENIVRKKIQALRTVFKKEVNKVENSKKSGAGTEEVYVPRLWYYDLMAFTRDQEIPRPCQTVTSLCEPSPEDILPESPDDHVPLQQRETTEANNVQSPQSSSSPSVEEQTCPLRPSRKRKSTAATPVDLLAVANSILSKHVTTKLSPFASLVEERLNRLDDTQRSHAERIMFDVMNAAAAGKLCDTSTLSIDVRQPSAHFYWGHQQEPMHSTPVRRPGPHNSQFRTPPAPPSFGDLSQGPPMATHHYSEMDTYYQNL; this is encoded by the exons atgtctacaaatgagcaggactgtgttcgggcactcatagagatgtaccgctccctgccctgtttgtggaagataaaatctaaggattatagcaaccgttacatgaagagagaagcgtatgagaagctggtggccgtctacagggagtatcatcccacagagaccgtggatgaaaacattgtgaggaaaaagatccaggctctccgcacagttttcaaaaaagaggtcaacaaagtggaaaattctaagaagtctggggccggaactgaggaagtctatgtgcccaggctgtggtattacgacctgatggcattcactagagaccaagagatccctcgcccgtgccagactgtgactagcctttgtgagccatcgcccgaagatatcctgcctgagtctcctgacgaccat gtgcctctgcaacagcgggaaacaacggaagcgaacaatgtccagtcccctcagtcctccagtagcccgtctgtcgaggagcagacatgtccactgcgcccatctagaaaaagaaaatcaacagcagccacacctgtggatctcctggcagtggccaacagcatcttgtccaagcacgtcacaaccaaactctccccattcgcatccttggttgaggaacgtttaaacagactggatgatacccaaagatctcacgcggagagaataatgtttgacgttatgaacgcggcagccgcaggaaaactatgcgacacatcaacattgagcattgacgtccgtcagcccagtgcccatttttattggggacaccaacaggagcccatgcacagcactcctgtccgcagacctgggccacataattctcagttccggacaccacctgcacccccttcttttggtgacttatcacaaggacctcctatggccacgcaccactacagtgagatggacacttactaccaaaatttgtag